The following proteins are co-located in the Desulfobacterales bacterium genome:
- a CDS encoding permease produces the protein MNNLFTSLKYFAVITAELTVLFIGISAIVALILMYIPRDRLRQWLSRRGIFGNFLAGIAGALTPFCACSTIPMTLGFLNAGAPFGPVMTFVIASPLLNPIIIGMVAVLMGLKACLIYFTVTFAGAICFGIVLEKTGGGRYVKNVRVKGGCCDSGEPEIPAAFPDKLKSAFASAWTDFRGVLIYLLVGVGIGAVIYGYIPQEWIVTAAGPDNPLAIPIAAVIGVPLYIRAESAIPIGLALAEKGMSMGAVIALIIGGAGMAIPEMTMLAGIFKKRLVASFVFVVFATAVIGGYAFNMIL, from the coding sequence ATGAACAATCTTTTTACTTCGCTGAAATATTTTGCAGTCATTACCGCTGAGCTGACAGTCCTTTTTATCGGAATTAGCGCAATTGTGGCCCTGATTTTAATGTATATTCCCCGTGACCGCCTCCGGCAGTGGCTTTCCAGGCGGGGCATTTTCGGCAATTTCCTTGCCGGCATTGCCGGGGCATTGACCCCGTTTTGTGCCTGCTCCACAATCCCCATGACGCTTGGTTTTCTCAACGCCGGGGCGCCTTTTGGTCCGGTCATGACATTTGTGATCGCATCCCCGCTGCTCAACCCCATTATTATCGGAATGGTTGCGGTTCTGATGGGCTTAAAAGCCTGTCTGATCTATTTTACAGTTACTTTTGCGGGCGCCATTTGCTTTGGAATCGTTCTGGAGAAGACCGGAGGCGGCCGGTATGTAAAAAACGTCCGGGTAAAAGGGGGGTGCTGCGACAGCGGAGAGCCGGAAATTCCGGCGGCTTTTCCGGATAAGCTGAAAAGCGCTTTTGCTTCTGCCTGGACCGATTTCCGGGGGGTGCTGATCTATCTCCTGGTCGGCGTGGGGATCGGGGCTGTGATTTACGGATATATTCCACAGGAATGGATCGTGACAGCGGCCGGGCCCGACAATCCGCTGGCCATACCGATTGCCGCGGTCATCGGGGTCCCCTTGTACATCCGGGCCGAATCGGCCATTCCCATCGGACTGGCTCTGGCTGAAAAAGGCATGAGCATGGGGGCGGTGATTGCACTGATCATCGGCGGCGCGGGTATGGCGATTCCGGAGATGACCATGCTGGCAGGAATATTTAAAAAACGGCTGGTGGCTTCATTCGTGTTTGTTGTTTTTGCAACCGCGGTGATCGGCGGATACGCATTTAATATGATATTGTAA
- a CDS encoding MarR family transcriptional regulator yields MFSEIGSTLAAIAWHFGPKGLNGECCEDLSMPEFIALDKVSATRNCSVQEVGRSLGFSKSGATRVVTRLEKKGYIKKLKSRQDGRVCCIEPTDKGREMLRMADLRYQQQFEALLSRFPWESRQKIKEVFFRVAGAVKQ; encoded by the coding sequence ATGTTTTCAGAGATTGGCAGCACCCTTGCCGCCATTGCATGGCATTTTGGTCCCAAGGGCCTGAACGGGGAATGCTGTGAAGATCTTTCCATGCCCGAGTTCATTGCCCTGGACAAGGTGTCAGCCACCCGGAACTGTTCCGTGCAGGAAGTGGGGCGCAGTCTTGGTTTCAGCAAAAGCGGGGCCACAAGAGTGGTCACCCGACTGGAAAAAAAGGGCTACATCAAAAAGCTAAAATCCCGTCAAGACGGCAGGGTATGCTGCATTGAACCCACGGACAAGGGCCGGGAAATGCTTCGGATGGCAGATCTGCGGTATCAGCAGCAATTTGAAGCGCTTTTATCCAGGTTTCCGTGGGAATCCAGACAGAAAATCAAAGAGGTTTTTTTCCGGGTGGCCGGGGCAGTGAAACAGTAA